The Trinickia acidisoli genome includes a window with the following:
- the zapE gene encoding cell division protein ZapE, whose product MNVIEYYERELETRGYAADAAQRMAVDRLQQCYEAWVAYKARRSTALRKLILHPQLPRGVYMWGGVGRGKSFLMDSFYAVAPVQRKTRIHFHEFMREVHRVLDELKGQADPLDELARRIAKRYRLICFDEFHVSDIADAMILYRLLDRLFTNGVQFVMTSNYDPDTLYPDGLHRDRLLPAIELIKSQLDVLNVDAGIDYRQRTLAQVSVYHTPLGAQADRALRAAFAQLAAVPDESPILHIEKREIKALRRADGVVWFDFATLCGGPRSQNDYLELATRFHTVILSDVPQMSPRMASEARRFTWLVDVFYDHKVKLLMSAAVSAEALYVEGPMANEFSRTVSRIVEMQSKEYLETPRRMVDATLT is encoded by the coding sequence ATGAACGTCATCGAATACTACGAGCGCGAGCTCGAGACGCGGGGATATGCGGCCGATGCGGCCCAGCGCATGGCCGTCGACCGCCTGCAGCAATGCTACGAAGCGTGGGTCGCCTACAAGGCGCGCCGCTCGACGGCGTTGCGCAAGCTGATCCTTCATCCGCAGTTGCCGCGCGGCGTCTATATGTGGGGCGGCGTGGGGCGCGGCAAGAGCTTCCTGATGGACAGCTTCTATGCCGTCGCGCCGGTGCAGCGCAAGACGCGCATCCATTTCCACGAATTCATGCGTGAAGTGCACCGCGTGCTCGACGAACTGAAGGGGCAGGCCGACCCGCTCGACGAACTTGCGCGGCGTATCGCGAAGCGCTACCGGCTGATTTGCTTCGACGAATTTCACGTCTCCGATATCGCCGACGCGATGATTCTTTATCGCCTGCTCGATCGGCTCTTTACGAACGGTGTGCAGTTCGTGATGACGTCCAACTACGATCCCGACACGCTGTATCCGGACGGCCTACATCGGGATCGCCTGCTGCCGGCGATCGAACTCATCAAGTCGCAACTCGACGTGCTGAACGTCGATGCCGGTATCGACTACCGGCAGCGCACGCTTGCGCAGGTCAGCGTCTACCACACGCCGCTCGGCGCACAGGCCGATCGCGCGCTGCGCGCGGCATTCGCCCAATTGGCGGCCGTGCCCGACGAAAGCCCGATCCTCCACATCGAGAAGCGCGAGATCAAGGCATTGCGGCGTGCCGATGGCGTCGTCTGGTTCGACTTCGCCACGCTATGCGGCGGCCCGCGTTCGCAAAACGACTACCTCGAACTCGCGACCCGCTTTCATACGGTGATCCTGTCGGACGTGCCGCAAATGTCGCCGCGCATGGCGTCCGAGGCGCGCCGTTTCACATGGCTCGTCGACGTGTTCTACGATCATAAGGTCAAGCTCTTGATGTCCGCGGCAGTCAGCGCCGAGGCGCTCTATGTCGAAGGGCCGATGGCGAACGAGTTCAGCCGGACCGTCTCGCGCATCGTCGAAATGCAGTCGAAGGAATACCTCGAGACGCCGCGCAGGATGGTCGACGCCACGTTGACGTAG
- a CDS encoding 2-oxoglutarate dehydrogenase E1 component, protein MMKQFQLNSYLFGGNAPYVEEMYEQYLDNPASVPDNWREYFDALQNVPASDGSAASDVAHGPIVESFAQRAKANAFVPREAGENLATARKQVHVQSLISAYRFLGSQWANLDPLKRRERPAIPELEPAFYDFTEADMDQTFSASNLYFGFEQASLRDIVKGLRDTYCGTIGAEFMYISDPEQKRWWQERLESIRATPSFSADKKKHILNRLTAGEGLERYLHTKYVGQKRFSLEGGESFIASMDEVVRHAGAQGVQEIVIGMAHRGRLNVLVNTLGKMPSDLFAEFEGKHVDDLPAGDVKYHKGFSSDVATEGGPVHLSLAFNPSHLEIVNPVVEGSAKARMDRRGDDSGLQVLPVQIHGDAAFAGQGVVMETLNLAQTRGYGTHGTLHIVINNQIGFTTSDPRDARSTLYCSDVVKMIEAPVLHVNGDDPEAVVLATQIAIDYRMQFHQDVVLDIVCFRKLGHNEQDTPAVTQPLMYKKIAQHPGTRALYAEKLVQQSIITAEDGENYVKAFRQAMDEGHHTIDPVLSNYKSKYAVDWVPFLNRKWTDAADTAVPLAELKRLSERLTTVPANFKVHPLVERVVNDRRAMGRGEAPLDWGMGEHLAYASLVASGYAVRLTGQDSGRGTFTHRHAVLHDQNRERWNDGTYIPLQNVADGQAKFTVIDSVLSEEAVLGFEYGYSTAEPNTLVAWEAQFGDFANGAQVVIDQFISSGEVKWGRVSGLTMLLPHGYEGQGPEHSSARIERYLQLCAEHNMQVVQPTTPAQIFHLLRRQMIRLFRKPLIVATPKSLLRHKEAVSDLSELANGSFQPVLGEVDGAIDAKKVKRVVACSGRVYYDLVAHRREAKVNDVAIVRIEQLYPFAHKQFEAEMKKYDNATEVVWVQDEPQNQGPWFYIEHHLKEGMKEGQKLAYSGRPASASPAVGYYAKHYEQQKALIEGAFGRLKSAQIAK, encoded by the coding sequence ATGATGAAGCAATTCCAGCTGAACTCGTATTTGTTCGGCGGCAATGCTCCGTACGTTGAAGAAATGTACGAGCAATACCTAGATAATCCGGCGTCGGTCCCCGATAACTGGCGCGAATACTTCGATGCGTTGCAAAACGTGCCTGCCTCGGACGGCAGCGCGGCGAGCGACGTGGCCCACGGCCCCATCGTCGAATCGTTCGCCCAACGCGCGAAGGCCAATGCCTTCGTTCCGCGCGAAGCCGGCGAAAATCTTGCCACCGCGCGAAAGCAAGTCCACGTTCAGTCTCTGATCAGCGCTTACCGGTTCCTCGGCTCGCAATGGGCGAATCTGGATCCGCTCAAGCGCCGTGAGCGTCCCGCCATTCCCGAGCTCGAACCTGCGTTCTACGACTTCACCGAAGCCGACATGGACCAGACGTTCAGCGCGAGCAACCTTTATTTCGGGTTCGAACAAGCGTCGCTGCGCGACATCGTCAAGGGGCTGCGCGACACGTATTGCGGCACGATCGGCGCCGAGTTCATGTATATCAGCGATCCCGAGCAAAAGCGCTGGTGGCAGGAGCGGCTCGAGTCGATCCGCGCCACGCCGAGCTTCTCGGCCGACAAGAAGAAGCACATCCTCAATCGCCTGACGGCCGGGGAAGGGCTCGAACGCTATCTGCACACGAAATACGTCGGTCAGAAGCGCTTCTCGCTCGAAGGCGGTGAAAGCTTCATCGCCTCGATGGACGAAGTCGTTCGCCACGCGGGCGCCCAAGGCGTGCAGGAAATCGTGATCGGCATGGCCCACCGCGGTCGCCTGAACGTGCTCGTCAATACGCTCGGCAAGATGCCGTCGGACCTGTTCGCCGAATTCGAAGGCAAGCACGTCGACGACCTGCCGGCCGGCGACGTCAAGTACCACAAGGGCTTCTCGTCGGACGTCGCGACCGAAGGCGGTCCGGTGCATCTGTCGCTCGCGTTCAACCCGTCGCACCTCGAAATCGTGAATCCCGTCGTCGAGGGTTCGGCGAAGGCGCGGATGGATCGCCGCGGCGACGACTCGGGCTTGCAAGTGCTGCCCGTGCAGATTCACGGCGATGCCGCATTCGCCGGCCAGGGCGTCGTGATGGAAACGCTGAACCTCGCGCAAACGCGCGGTTACGGCACGCACGGCACGCTGCACATCGTCATCAACAATCAGATCGGCTTCACCACGTCCGATCCGCGCGATGCACGCTCGACGCTCTACTGCTCGGACGTCGTCAAGATGATCGAAGCGCCCGTGCTGCACGTGAACGGCGACGACCCCGAAGCCGTCGTGCTCGCCACGCAAATCGCGATCGACTACCGGATGCAGTTCCATCAAGACGTCGTGCTCGACATCGTCTGCTTCCGTAAGCTCGGCCACAACGAGCAGGACACGCCGGCCGTCACGCAACCGCTGATGTACAAGAAGATCGCGCAGCACCCGGGTACCCGCGCGCTCTACGCGGAAAAGCTTGTGCAGCAGAGCATCATCACGGCGGAAGACGGGGAAAATTACGTCAAGGCGTTCCGCCAGGCCATGGACGAAGGCCACCATACGATCGATCCCGTGCTCTCGAACTACAAGAGCAAGTATGCCGTCGATTGGGTGCCGTTCCTGAACCGCAAGTGGACCGACGCGGCCGACACGGCCGTGCCGCTCGCCGAACTCAAGCGTCTGTCCGAGCGCCTCACGACGGTTCCGGCGAACTTCAAGGTGCACCCGCTCGTCGAGCGCGTCGTCAACGACCGCCGTGCGATGGGCCGCGGCGAAGCCCCGCTCGATTGGGGGATGGGCGAGCATCTGGCCTACGCGTCGCTCGTCGCCTCGGGTTACGCCGTGCGTCTGACGGGCCAGGATTCGGGCCGCGGTACGTTCACGCACCGGCACGCGGTGTTGCACGATCAAAACCGTGAACGCTGGAACGACGGCACGTATATCCCGTTGCAAAACGTCGCTGATGGCCAAGCCAAGTTCACGGTCATCGATTCGGTGCTGTCCGAAGAAGCCGTGCTCGGCTTCGAATACGGCTACTCGACGGCCGAGCCCAATACGCTCGTCGCCTGGGAAGCGCAGTTCGGCGATTTCGCGAACGGCGCGCAAGTCGTGATCGATCAGTTCATCTCGTCGGGCGAAGTGAAGTGGGGCCGCGTTTCCGGTCTGACGATGCTGCTGCCGCACGGTTACGAGGGTCAAGGCCCCGAGCACTCGTCGGCGCGTATCGAGCGCTACTTGCAACTGTGCGCGGAGCACAACATGCAAGTCGTGCAGCCCACGACGCCCGCGCAGATCTTCCACTTGCTGCGTCGCCAGATGATCCGCTTGTTCCGCAAGCCGCTCATCGTCGCTACGCCGAAGTCGCTGCTGCGCCACAAGGAAGCGGTGTCGGATCTGTCTGAACTCGCGAACGGCTCGTTCCAGCCGGTGCTCGGCGAAGTGGACGGCGCGATCGATGCGAAGAAGGTCAAGCGTGTGGTCGCCTGCTCGGGCCGGGTGTACTACGACCTCGTCGCACACCGCCGCGAAGCGAAGGTGAACGACGTCGCGATCGTCCGTATCGAGCAGCTCTATCCGTTCGCGCACAAGCAGTTCGAAGCGGAGATGAAGAAGTACGACAACGCGACGGAAGTGGTGTGGGTGCAGGACGAGCCGCAAAACCAAGGGCCGTGGTTCTACATCGAGCACCATTTGAAGGAAGGCATGAAGGAAGGGCAGAAGCTGGCATACAGCGGACGTCCGGCTTCGGCCTCGCCCGCGGTCGGCTACTACGCGAAGCACTACGAGCAACAGAAGGCGCTGATCGAAGGCGCATTCGGCCGGCTCAAGAGCGCGCAGATCGCTAAATAA
- a CDS encoding efflux transporter outer membrane subunit — translation MTFSSASASAHACRSAIAIAVAALVMAGCANYAGIKSDKQLASATALEATRSLPNEGGTWPSLDWASEFGDPQLPKLIDEALQGNPSIAQAQARIAKAQSYIESAHSDLLPKVNGSYAITRERFSANGLYPAPFGGGWFTEHNVLASASWDLDLWGKNRARLNASVSQEKAAEADMQEARMSLASSVARTYNQLAQLYALRDIAAREIHNRQEVGTITNGRVAAGLDTNVEKETARGNIATSQATVSDLDGQIKSVRFQLAALLGKGPDRGLAIADPVLAPGGAVTLPSNLPADLVSRRADIVAARWQVQAALANVKEAKAEFFPDINLAAGIGFDAFGWGRFLTAASRQLQAGPAIHLPIFDAGALRAQLKGRYADFDLDVANYNQTLINAMSDVATQVASIRAIDNEMSDAQRALDASSEAYRLAVIRYKAGLSPQLQVLTADNDRLAAEQTVTNLKMKRRDLQFALIQALGGGFDARAAGLAEPASGGAAAAAPSAS, via the coding sequence ATGACCTTCTCCTCCGCATCGGCTAGCGCTCACGCTTGTCGCAGCGCGATCGCAATCGCCGTTGCCGCGCTCGTGATGGCTGGATGCGCCAACTACGCCGGCATCAAGAGCGACAAGCAGCTCGCGTCGGCCACCGCGCTCGAGGCGACGCGCAGCCTCCCGAACGAAGGCGGCACGTGGCCGTCGCTCGACTGGGCGAGCGAGTTCGGCGACCCGCAACTGCCCAAGCTCATCGACGAAGCGCTCCAAGGCAATCCCTCGATCGCCCAAGCGCAGGCGCGTATCGCCAAGGCGCAGTCGTACATTGAAAGTGCGCACTCGGATCTGCTGCCCAAGGTCAACGGCAGCTACGCCATCACGCGCGAGCGCTTCTCCGCCAACGGCCTCTACCCGGCGCCCTTTGGCGGGGGCTGGTTTACCGAGCACAACGTGCTTGCGAGCGCGTCTTGGGACCTCGACCTCTGGGGCAAGAACCGCGCGCGCTTGAACGCGTCGGTTTCGCAGGAGAAGGCGGCCGAGGCCGACATGCAGGAAGCGCGCATGTCGCTCGCTTCGTCGGTCGCGCGCACCTATAACCAACTCGCGCAGCTCTACGCCCTGCGCGACATCGCGGCGCGCGAGATCCACAATCGCCAGGAAGTCGGCACGATCACGAATGGGCGCGTCGCGGCGGGGCTCGACACGAACGTCGAAAAGGAAACGGCGCGCGGCAACATCGCTACGAGCCAGGCGACCGTGTCCGACCTCGACGGGCAGATCAAATCGGTCCGCTTTCAGTTGGCCGCGCTGCTCGGCAAAGGCCCCGATCGCGGGCTCGCCATCGCCGATCCCGTGCTCGCACCCGGCGGCGCCGTTACGCTGCCGTCCAACTTGCCGGCCGATCTCGTCTCGCGCCGCGCCGACATCGTCGCGGCGCGCTGGCAGGTTCAGGCCGCGCTCGCGAACGTGAAGGAGGCGAAAGCCGAGTTCTTCCCCGACATCAATCTCGCAGCCGGGATCGGCTTCGACGCGTTCGGGTGGGGCCGCTTCTTGACGGCGGCGAGCCGCCAGCTCCAAGCCGGCCCGGCCATTCATCTGCCGATCTTCGACGCCGGCGCGCTGCGCGCTCAGCTCAAGGGCCGCTATGCCGATTTCGACCTCGACGTGGCGAACTACAACCAGACGCTGATCAACGCGATGTCCGACGTCGCGACGCAAGTGGCTTCGATCCGCGCCATCGACAACGAAATGAGCGACGCCCAGCGCGCGCTCGACGCGTCGAGCGAGGCCTACCGCCTCGCGGTCATTCGCTACAAAGCGGGGCTGTCGCCGCAACTGCAGGTCCTGACGGCCGACAACGACCGCCTTGCAGCCGAGCAGACGGTGACGAACCTGAAGATGAAGCGCCGCGATCTGCAGTTCGCGCTGATCCAGGCGCTCGGCGGCGGCTTCGATGCGCGGGCCGCGGGCCTGGCCGAGCCGGCGTCGGGCGGCGCGGCCGCTGCGGCGCCGTCGGCAAGCTGA
- the lpdA gene encoding dihydrolipoyl dehydrogenase, which yields MSQEFDVVVIGAGPGGYVAAIRAAQLGKSVACIEKWKNPAGALKLGGTCLNVGCIPSKALLASSEEFENASHHLEAHGISVGDVKMDVTKMMARKDGIVEKMTGGIEYLFKKNKITWLKGHGKFVGKNDGGVQIEVSGEGETAVVTAKNVIIATGSKARHLPNVPVDNKIVADNEGALAFEVTPKKLAVIGAGVIGLELGSVWRRLGADVTVLEALPQFLGAADEALAKEAAKLFKKQGLDIHLGVSIGEVKTSKSGVTIAYTDKDGNAQTLEADRLIVSVGRVPNTDNLGLESIGLKANERGFIDVDDHCRTSVPNVYAIGDVVRGPMLAHKAEDEAVLVAEVIDGQKPHIDYNCIPWVIYTEPEIAWVGKTEQQLKAEGREIKKGQFPFSINGRALGIAKPDGFVKMIADAKTDELLGVHIIAANASDLIAEAVVAMEFKAASEDIGRICHPHPSLSEVMREAALDVDKRSLNK from the coding sequence ATGTCCCAAGAATTTGACGTCGTCGTGATCGGCGCGGGCCCGGGCGGCTACGTTGCCGCGATCCGTGCCGCACAGCTCGGCAAGAGCGTCGCCTGTATCGAAAAATGGAAGAACCCGGCCGGCGCGCTCAAGCTCGGCGGCACCTGCTTGAATGTCGGCTGCATTCCGTCGAAGGCGTTGCTCGCCTCGTCGGAAGAGTTCGAAAACGCATCGCACCATCTCGAAGCGCATGGCATCAGCGTTGGCGACGTGAAGATGGACGTCACGAAGATGATGGCGCGCAAGGACGGCATCGTCGAGAAGATGACGGGCGGCATCGAGTACCTGTTCAAGAAGAACAAGATCACCTGGCTCAAAGGCCACGGCAAGTTCGTCGGCAAGAACGACGGCGGCGTACAGATCGAAGTCAGCGGCGAAGGCGAAACCGCAGTCGTCACGGCCAAGAACGTCATCATCGCGACAGGCTCGAAAGCGCGCCACTTGCCGAACGTGCCGGTCGACAACAAGATCGTCGCCGACAACGAAGGCGCGCTCGCGTTCGAAGTCACGCCGAAGAAGCTCGCCGTCATCGGCGCGGGTGTGATCGGCCTCGAACTCGGTTCCGTATGGCGCCGCCTGGGCGCCGACGTCACGGTGCTCGAAGCGTTGCCCCAGTTCCTCGGCGCAGCCGACGAAGCGCTCGCCAAGGAAGCGGCGAAGCTTTTCAAGAAGCAAGGGCTCGACATTCACCTCGGCGTGAGCATCGGTGAAGTGAAGACGTCGAAGAGCGGCGTGACGATCGCCTACACGGACAAGGACGGCAACGCACAAACGCTCGAAGCCGATCGCTTGATCGTGTCGGTCGGCCGCGTGCCGAATACCGACAACCTCGGCCTCGAATCGATCGGGCTGAAGGCGAACGAGCGCGGCTTCATCGACGTCGACGACCACTGCCGCACGAGCGTGCCGAACGTTTACGCGATCGGCGATGTCGTGCGTGGGCCGATGCTCGCGCATAAGGCCGAAGACGAAGCCGTGCTCGTGGCCGAAGTCATCGACGGCCAAAAGCCGCATATCGACTACAACTGCATTCCGTGGGTCATCTACACGGAACCCGAAATCGCATGGGTCGGCAAGACGGAGCAGCAATTGAAGGCCGAAGGCCGCGAGATCAAGAAAGGGCAGTTCCCGTTCTCGATCAACGGCCGTGCGCTCGGCATCGCGAAGCCGGATGGCTTCGTCAAGATGATCGCCGATGCGAAGACGGACGAATTGCTCGGCGTGCACATCATTGCGGCCAACGCGTCGGATTTGATCGCCGAAGCCGTCGTCGCGATGGAGTTCAAGGCTGCGTCGGAAGACATCGGCCGCATCTGCCATCCGCACCCGTCGTTGTCGGAAGTGATGCGCGAAGCGGCGCTCGACGTCGACAAACGCTCGCTCAATAAGTAA
- a CDS encoding MarR family winged helix-turn-helix transcriptional regulator, giving the protein MTKSPSPLPPEVCSYQLDESVGYLIARVKSSLSNQVTQRTLNELGITSTQASMLFMIASGRCSLAAELARDYGIDASAVTRLIDRLEKRNLLSRVRSSEDRRAVHLAVTDEGSKLAARMPDIFGGVVDKALAGFTPEEVGFLKSMLRRILANTGDPAAD; this is encoded by the coding sequence ATGACCAAATCGCCTTCGCCGCTGCCGCCTGAGGTATGCAGCTACCAGTTGGACGAAAGCGTCGGCTATCTGATCGCTCGAGTGAAGTCGAGCCTGTCGAACCAGGTGACGCAACGCACGCTCAACGAGCTGGGCATCACGAGCACGCAAGCGAGCATGTTGTTCATGATCGCGAGCGGGCGGTGCTCGCTGGCCGCAGAGCTCGCGCGCGACTACGGAATTGACGCAAGCGCGGTGACTCGGCTGATCGATCGGCTAGAAAAGCGTAATCTGCTGTCGCGCGTGCGCAGTTCCGAGGATCGCCGCGCCGTTCATCTGGCCGTGACCGACGAAGGCAGCAAGCTCGCCGCGCGGATGCCCGATATCTTCGGCGGCGTCGTCGACAAGGCGCTCGCGGGCTTCACGCCGGAGGAAGTCGGGTTCTTGAAAAGCATGCTTCGGCGGATTCTCGCCAATACCGGAGACCCCGCCGCGGATTGA
- the typA gene encoding translational GTPase TypA produces MTRAIRNIAIIAHVDHGKTTLVDQLLRQSGTFRENQQIAERVMDSNDIEKERGITILAKNCAVEYEGTHVNIVDTPGHADFGGEVERVLSMVDSVLLLVDAVEGPMPQTRFVTKKALALGLKPIVVVNKIDRPGARIDWVINQTFDLFDKLGATEEQLDFPIVYASGLNGYASLDASAREGDMRPLFEAILAHVPVRAADPDGPLQLQITSLDYSTYVGRIGVGRVARGRIKPGQAVALRFGPEGEVFNRKINQVLSFEGLDRVQVDEAQAGDIVLINGIEDIGIGATICAQDAPEALPMITVDEPTLTMNFLVNSSPLAGKEGKFVTSRQIRDRLMRELNHNVALRVRDTGDETVFEVSGRGELHLTILIENMRREGYELAVSRPRVVLHEIDGVKHEPYEQLTVDVEDGHQGGVMEELGRRKGELLDMASDGRGRTRLEYKIPARGLIGFQGEFMTLTRGTGLMSHVFDEYSPVKEGTLGERRNGVLISQDDGAAVAYALWKLQDRGRMFVKPGDALYEGMIIGIHSRDNDLVVNPIKGKQLTNVRASGTDEAVRLVPAIQMSLEYAVEFIDDDELVEVTPHSIRLRKRHLKEHERRRASREASLD; encoded by the coding sequence ATGACTCGCGCTATCCGCAACATTGCCATCATTGCCCACGTCGACCACGGCAAGACCACGCTCGTCGACCAACTGCTTCGTCAGTCGGGCACGTTCCGAGAAAATCAGCAGATCGCGGAACGCGTGATGGATTCGAACGACATCGAAAAAGAGCGCGGCATCACGATTTTGGCGAAGAACTGCGCCGTCGAATACGAAGGCACGCACGTCAACATCGTCGATACGCCGGGCCACGCCGACTTCGGCGGCGAGGTCGAGCGCGTGCTGTCGATGGTCGACTCGGTGCTGCTGCTCGTCGATGCCGTCGAAGGCCCGATGCCGCAAACGCGCTTCGTGACGAAAAAGGCGCTCGCGCTCGGCCTGAAGCCGATCGTCGTCGTCAACAAGATCGATCGTCCGGGCGCGCGCATCGACTGGGTCATCAACCAGACGTTCGACTTGTTCGACAAGCTCGGCGCGACCGAAGAACAGCTCGATTTCCCGATCGTCTACGCGTCGGGGCTGAACGGCTACGCGTCGCTCGATGCGAGCGCACGCGAGGGCGACATGCGCCCGCTGTTCGAGGCGATTCTCGCGCACGTGCCCGTGCGCGCCGCCGACCCGGACGGCCCGCTCCAATTGCAGATCACCTCGCTCGATTACTCGACATACGTCGGACGCATCGGGGTGGGGCGCGTCGCTCGCGGCCGCATCAAGCCCGGCCAGGCGGTCGCGCTGCGTTTCGGGCCCGAGGGTGAAGTCTTCAATCGCAAGATCAATCAAGTGCTCTCGTTCGAAGGGCTCGACCGGGTGCAGGTCGACGAAGCGCAAGCCGGCGACATCGTTCTCATCAACGGCATCGAAGACATCGGCATCGGCGCGACGATCTGCGCGCAGGACGCGCCCGAGGCGCTGCCGATGATCACCGTCGACGAGCCGACGCTGACGATGAACTTCCTCGTGAACTCGTCGCCGCTCGCGGGCAAGGAAGGCAAGTTCGTGACGAGCCGTCAGATCCGCGATCGTCTGATGCGTGAACTGAATCACAACGTGGCGTTGCGCGTGCGCGACACCGGCGACGAAACAGTGTTCGAAGTGTCGGGCCGGGGCGAGTTGCACTTGACGATCCTAATCGAGAACATGCGCCGCGAAGGCTACGAGCTGGCGGTGTCGCGTCCGCGCGTCGTGCTGCACGAAATCGACGGCGTCAAGCACGAGCCGTACGAGCAGTTGACGGTCGACGTCGAAGACGGCCACCAAGGCGGCGTCATGGAAGAGCTGGGCCGCCGCAAGGGCGAGCTGCTCGACATGGCGTCGGACGGCCGCGGTCGCACGCGCCTCGAGTACAAGATTCCGGCGCGCGGGCTGATCGGCTTCCAGGGCGAATTCATGACGCTCACGCGCGGCACGGGCTTGATGAGCCACGTGTTCGACGAGTATTCGCCCGTGAAGGAAGGGACGCTCGGCGAGCGCCGCAACGGCGTGTTGATCTCGCAAGACGACGGCGCGGCCGTCGCTTACGCGCTATGGAAGCTGCAGGATCGCGGCCGCATGTTCGTGAAGCCCGGCGATGCGCTCTACGAAGGGATGATCATCGGCATTCACAGCCGCGACAACGATCTCGTGGTAAATCCGATCAAGGGTAAGCAGTTGACGAACGTTCGCGCGTCGGGCACCGATGAAGCCGTCCGCCTCGTGCCGGCGATTCAAATGTCGCTCGAATACGCGGTCGAATTCATCGACGACGACGAACTCGTCGAAGTCACGCCGCACTCGATTCGTCTGCGCAAGCGCCATCTGAAGGAACACGAGCGCCGTCGCGCAAGCCGTGAGGCTTCGCTCGATTAA
- the odhB gene encoding 2-oxoglutarate dehydrogenase complex dihydrolipoyllysine-residue succinyltransferase, giving the protein MAIVEVKVPQFSESVSEGTMLQWKKKPGEAVTRDETLVEIETDKVVLEVPAPDSGVLAELLVNDGDVVASEQLLAKIDTEGKAGAAAPAAAAAPAAAPAAAAVPAAASTAAAGVASPAAGKLMAEKNLAADQVQGTGRDGRITKGDVLSAGAPAARAPVAAPAAKPARPSLPDVKAPASADAWLQNRPEQRVPMSRLRARIAERLLESQQTNAILTTFNEVNMAPVMDLRNKYKDKFEKEHGVKLGFMSFFVKAAVHALKKFPLVNASIDGNDIVYHGYFDIGIAVGSPRGLVVPILRNADQLSLADIEKKIAEFGQKAKDGKLSIEEMTGGTFSISNGGVFGSMLSTPIINPPQSAILGVHATKERAVVENGQIVIRPMNYLALSYDHRIIDGREAVLSLVAMKDALEDPARLLLDL; this is encoded by the coding sequence ATGGCTATTGTTGAGGTCAAGGTTCCGCAGTTTTCGGAGTCGGTTTCGGAAGGCACGATGCTTCAGTGGAAGAAGAAGCCCGGTGAAGCGGTGACGCGCGACGAAACCCTCGTCGAGATCGAGACGGATAAGGTGGTGCTCGAAGTGCCGGCACCGGATTCGGGCGTGCTGGCCGAACTTCTCGTCAACGACGGCGACGTGGTTGCGTCCGAGCAACTGCTCGCGAAGATCGACACGGAAGGCAAGGCAGGCGCCGCCGCCCCGGCGGCCGCTGCCGCTCCCGCCGCAGCGCCTGCTGCGGCTGCAGTGCCCGCCGCGGCAAGCACCGCTGCCGCAGGCGTGGCCTCGCCCGCCGCCGGCAAGCTGATGGCCGAGAAGAACCTCGCTGCCGATCAAGTGCAAGGCACGGGTCGCGATGGCCGCATCACGAAGGGCGACGTGCTCTCCGCCGGCGCGCCCGCTGCGCGCGCTCCGGTTGCCGCGCCCGCCGCGAAGCCGGCCAGGCCGTCGCTGCCGGACGTCAAGGCACCCGCATCGGCGGACGCATGGCTGCAAAACCGCCCGGAGCAGCGCGTGCCGATGTCGCGTCTGCGCGCTCGTATTGCCGAGCGTCTGCTCGAATCGCAGCAAACGAACGCCATCCTCACGACGTTCAACGAAGTGAACATGGCGCCCGTCATGGACCTGCGCAACAAGTACAAGGACAAGTTCGAGAAGGAGCACGGCGTCAAGCTCGGCTTCATGTCGTTCTTCGTCAAGGCCGCCGTGCACGCGCTGAAGAAATTCCCGCTCGTGAACGCATCGATCGACGGTAACGACATCGTCTACCACGGCTACTTCGACATCGGTATCGCCGTCGGGTCGCCGCGCGGCCTCGTGGTGCCGATCCTGCGCAACGCCGATCAATTGTCGCTCGCCGACATCGAGAAGAAGATCGCCGAGTTCGGCCAAAAGGCGAAGGACGGCAAGCTGTCGATCGAGGAAATGACGGGTGGTACGTTCTCGATTTCGAACGGCGGCGTGTTCGGCTCGATGCTGTCGACGCCGATCATCAACCCCCCGCAATCGGCCATCCTCGGCGTGCACGCGACGAAGGAACGCGCCGTCGTCGAGAACGGCCAGATCGTCATCCGCCCGATGAACTATCTCGCGCTCTCGTACGATCACCGGATCATCGACGGTCGCGAAGCCGTCCTCTCGCTCGTCGCGATGAAGGATGCGCTCGAAGATCCGGCCCGCCTGCTGCTCGACCTGTAA